One window of the Benincasa hispida cultivar B227 chromosome 3, ASM972705v1, whole genome shotgun sequence genome contains the following:
- the LOC120073342 gene encoding 4-alpha-glucanotransferase DPE2 yields MVNLGLFSGARRAKSMNVRFRLPYYTHWGQSLVICGSDPLLGSWNVKKGLLLSPVHQGDQLIWCGSIAVSDGFECEYNYYVVDDNRNVLRWEKGNRRKVLLPQGLQGGEVIELRDLWQTGADAIPFKSAFKDVIFGRSSTLSLERPLGNFIHTVDEDDSVLVHFKICCPNIEEDTTIYVIGSSPKLGQWKVQNGIRLSYAGDSIWHGDCILQYSHFPLKYKYCKYGKAGVVSSEFGQNRDLLLDASNVPPRHILLSDGMLRDVPWRGSGVAIPMFSVRSEDDLGVGEFLDLKLLVDWAVESGHHLVQLLPVNDTSVHGMWWDSYPYSSLSVFALHPLYLRVQALSDNIPEDIKLEIQKAKVELDGKDVDYEATMAAKLTLAQKIFAREKDSILNSSSFQKYLSENEEWLKPYAAFCFLRDFFETSDHSQWGRFSQFSKDKLEKLISKDSLHYEVICFHYYIQYHLHQQLSEAANYGRKKGVILKGDLPIGVDRNSVDTWVYPTLFRMNTSTGAPPDYFDKNGQNWGFPTYNWEEMSKDNYAWWRARLTQMSNYFTAYRIDHILGFFRIWELPEHAMTGLVGKFRPSIPLSQEELEREGIWDFDRLSHPYIKAEFLQDKFGAAWGFIASHFLNEYRKNFYEFKEECNTEKKIASKLKSLVEETHLQNPDQIRRSLFDLIQNIVLIKDPENPRSFYPRFNLEDTSSFNDLDGHSKDVLKRLYYDYYFHRQEDLWRKNALKTLPVLLDSSDMLACGEDLGLIPSCVHPVMEELGLIGLRIQRMPNEPDLEFGIPSQYSYMTVCAPSCHDCSTLRAWWEEDEERRRRFMKNIIESDILPPSQCIPEIAHFIIKQHFEAPSMWAIFPLQDLLALKEEYTTRPAKEETINDPTNPKHYWRFRSHVTLESLMKDKELQATIKGLSLESGRSVPHDETKATSKPESVDAEANKEKISLATKSNGIPQKETFAVI; encoded by the exons ATGGTGAATTTGGGATTGTTTTCTGGAGCCAGACGAGCTAAGTCGATGAATGTGAGATTCAGATTGCCATACTATACTCATTGGGGACAAAGCTTGGTAATTTGTGGCTCTGACCCTCTGCTTGGTTCGTGGAATGTGAAGAAAGGGTTGTTACTGAGCCCTGTTCATCAAGGAGATCAGCTTATATGGTGTGGAAGTATTGCGGTGTCTGATGGATTTGAATGCGAGTACAATTACTATGTTGTTGATGACAATAGAAACGTCTTGAGATGGGAGAAAGGAAACAGGAGAAAGGTGTTATTACCTCAAGGATTACAGGGTGGGGAGGTCATCGAGCTCCGTGATCTATGGCAG ACTGGTGCAGATGCGATCCCTTTCAAGAGTGCCTTCAAAGATGTCATCTTTGGAAGAAGTTCAACTTTGAGCCTAGAAAGACCACTAGGAAATTTCATTCATACTGTGGATGAGGATG ATTCTGTTCTTGTCCATTTCAAAATTTGCTGTCCAAATATAGAAGAAGATACAACA ATCTATGTCATTGGTAGCTCTCCGAAGTTAGGACAATGGAAGGTACAGAATGGGATTAGACTTAGCTATGCGGGTGACTCAATCTGGCATGGAGACTGCATCTTGCAATACAGCCATTTCCCCTTAAA GTACAAGTATTGCAAATATGGAAAGGCAGGAGTCGTTTCTTCAGAATTTGGGCAAAACCGGGACCTTCTCCTTGATGCTTCAAATGTTCCACCAAGACATATTTTACTTTCAGATGGCATGTTGCGA GATGTTCCTTGGCGTGGTTCTGGTGTTGCAATCCCCATGTTCTCTGTTAGATCAGAAGATGATCTTGGAGTTGGCGAGTTTCTTGACTTGAAATTACTTGTTGACTGGGCTGTGGAGTCTGGTCACCATTTAGTTCAACTTCTGCCTGTTAATGATACATCTGTCCATGGAATGTGGTGGGACTCATATCCTTACAG CTCCCTCTCTGTCTTTGCCCTGCATCCATTGTACTTGAGAGTCCAAGCACTTTCAGATAATATTCCAGAGGATATCAAG CTGGAGATTCAAAAGGCAAAAGTTGAACTGGATGGAAAG GATGTAGATTATGAGGCTACTATGGCTGCTAAGCTTACACTTGCACAGAAAATTTTTGCTAGAGAGAAAGATTCAATACTGAATTCCAGTTCCTTTCAGAAATATCTTTCTGAAAATGAG GAATGGTTAAAACCCTATGCTGCATTCTGTTTTCTGCGGGACTTCTTCGAAACATCAGATCACAGCCAATGGGGTCGtttctctcaattttcaaaAGACAAG CTCGAGAAGCTTATCTCAAAGGACAGCTTGCATTATGAAGTCATCTGCTTCCACTATTATATTCAATATCATTTGCACCAACAG TTATCAGAGGCAGCAAATTATGGAAGAAAGAAAGGAGTGATATTGAAAGGAGATCTTCCAATTGGTGTTGATAGGAACAGTGTAGATACCTGGGTTTACCCTACTTTGTTCCGTATGAACACGTCAACTGGAGCACCTCCAGATTACTTTGACAAAAATGGGCAAAATTGGGGATTTCCAACATACAACTGGGAGGAGATGTCAAAAGATAACTATGCTTGGTGGCGTGCTCGTTTAACTCAG ATGTCAAACTACTTCACAGCTTACAGAATTGATCATATATTGGGCTTCTTTCGAATTTGGGAGCTTCCAGAACACGCTATGACTGGTTTAGTTGGAAAATTCCGCCCTTCTATTCCGTTAAGCCAG GAAGAGCTCGAAAGAGAGGGAATATGGGACTTTGATCGCTTGAGTCATCCATATATCAAGGCTGAATTTTTACAG gataaaTTTGGAGCTGCATGGGGATTTATTGCGTCACACTTTCTGAATGAGTATCGGAAGAACTTTTATGAG TTCAAGGAGGAATGTAACACAGAGAAAAAAATCGCTTCCAAACTGAAGTCACTTGTTGAAGAAACACACTTGCAAAACCCAGACCAGATACGACGCAGTCTTTTTGATCTTATACAG AACATAGTTCTTATCAAAGACCCAGAGAATCCAAGAAGTTTCTATCCACGTTTCAATCTTGAAGATACTTCTAGCTTTAATGATTTGGATGGTCACAG TAAGGATGTTCTTAAAAGATTATACTATGATTACTACTTCCATCGGCAAGAGGATCTTTGGCGGAAAAATGCTTTAAAGACCCTGCCTGTTCTCCTTGACTCTTCTGACATGCTGGCTTGTGGAGAAGATCTGGGCCTCATTCCTTCATGTGTTCATCCT GTTATGGAGGAGTTGGGATTAATTGGCTTACGCATTCAACGGATGCCGAATGAACCTGATCTAGAGTTTGGGATACCTTCTCAATATAGCTACATGACT GTGTGTGCTCCATCCTGCCATGACTGCTCGACTTTGCGTGCTTGGTGggaggaagatgaagaaagaAGACGGCGGTTTATGAAGAACATTATAGAATCTGATATATTGCCACCTAGCCAATGTATTCCAGAGATTGCACATTTCATCATAAAACAGCATTTTGAAGCTCCATCAATGTGGGCTATCTTCCCACTGCAG GATTTGTTAGCATTGAAAGAGGAATACACAACACGACCTGCAAAAGAGGAGACGATCAACGACCCTACAAATCCAAAGCACTATTGGAGATTTC GCAGTCATGTGACATTAGAATCTCTAATGAAGGATAAAGAACTCCAAGCAACCATCAAAGGCCTTTCCCTGGAGAGTGGGAGATCAGTTCCTCATGATGAAACCAAGGCAACATCAAAACCAGAATCTGTAGATGCTGAAGCTAACAAAGAAAAGATTTCTTTAGCAACAAAGTCTAATGGAATACCACAAAAGGAGACATTTGCAGTCATATAA